In the Verrucomicrobiota bacterium genome, AAACCACCAGAGGGCCGCCGCTAAAATCAAAACGAGCCAGGAAAGCGAGCGATGAAGGTGGTCCACGAAGCCCACCTCCTCCAGCCGCTCCTCTCGCGGAATCGGGTGGCTGACCTTGGCCATCATTTCCAGGGATTCCCGCACCTGGGATCCCAAAACCAGTTGGGCAATGGAAACCCCAAAAAGCAAAATCACCAACCAACGCAGGCGGAAGAGCGGTCCCGCATCGACCTCGCAAGCGAGCGCTTTGTCGTTCGCCACGTAGGTCACCGTCAGGAGCAGGCACAAAATGATGACCGCCAAAATCATATGGAGAGTGATGACCCCCGGGGTCAGCCCGGACTTGACCACCTCACCCCCGAGCCACGCTTGGACCAGAACCAACAGCAAGGAGAGGAAGGCCCCCGTGAAAACCCAGGGCTTTTGTTTCGCGAGGAATCCCGCCGCAATGGCTGTGGCCAAAACCAAGAACCCAATGGCCACTCCGATCAGACGATTGACATACTCGATCCACATCTTGGTCGCGTTGAACTGCGCCACATCATACTGGGAGGCATCGATCGCCTCCACCCCACTCGGAGGCAGCCACAAGCCCCAGCACTTCGGCCAATCAGGGCAGCCCAAGCCCGCGCCCGAGGCCCTCACCAGGCCGCCCACGAAAATGAGGAACAAAACCGCCAAGACCGTGGTCACGGCCAGCTTCTGAAACCAGGAGATGTTTTTCTCAGACGACATGCAGAAAAAGAACTACCCACCAAAACTACGGCAGGCTCTGCCCGAAAGTCTTGCAAAAAACACCCGCCACCTACCTAGGCGTCGGTCGGAGCCTCGGGGGCAGGCGCGTATTGCGCGTTCCACTCCTCGCTCGGCATAATCGTCAAGAGATTGGCCATATTGGCATGTCCCCCTCCGCAGAGTTGCCCGCAAATCACGTCGACTGTTCCCAGCTCCACCGGGGTGAACCACATCGGGACGAAGAGGCTGGGATTGGCATCCTGCGCGATTCGCATTTTGGGGATGGCGTAATTGTGAATGACATCCTTGGAGGTAATGTAGAGAATCGCTGGCCGTTCCAGAGGCAGATTGAGAACACCGGACTCGACGATGTCATCTTCGGAATTCGGATCCTCCGGGTCCATGCCGACCGGGTTTTCACTGGTGACCAAGAAAGGATCGTGTCGGCCAAATTTCCCATCGGGGCCGGGATACTGATAGAGCCAGCCATACTGGTAGCCATAAACCCGAACACGGACCGTATCCTCGGACTCCGGAAAATCGTTCACGCGAACGGCCCACAGCGGGAAGGCAAAACCCAGCAAAAGCATGGCTTCCACCACGATCACTCCCACCTCAAGGTGGCTCGAGGTGTGGTTTTTGACCCCGCCGTGATCGGCCTTGGGATTCCGACGCCGGCGGAACCGGATGAGCGTGTAGACGAAGAAAGTGGACCAGCCAACAAACAGCGCCAGCATGAAAAGATGCAACATGGCTAGCATGTGATCGATCATGGGGCCGTGCTCCGACATGGGAGGCGGCATCCCCATCCATTCATTGATCTTCTGAAACACGGTCGGTCAGCTTGGGGTGTGAAAGGAAACTCAGGGGGCCTTGGCCTCGGTGAGCTTGCGGTGTTTTTTGGCTTTGCGAGCCATCCCCACGATGAAAAAAATCAGACCACCGAAAATCACTAGCAGCATAGCCACCATGAAAAGAATGGCGTTCCCCGTGGCAATGTCCATGTGAGTCCCAGTCTTCATGCAGACCGGGCAGGCGAGGAGAGAAAACAGGTTAGAGAGCATACTCTTTTAGGAATTGTTGGTGATGATTTTCGAGGACTTTTTCCAAAGGAACCAAATGCCGTAGCTGCCCAAGCTTCCTCCGATGATGAGGCTGACGGTGCCCATTCCATGAAGAGAGTCTTCGAAGGAAGCTTCGGCCGTTGATGAGAAGCAATAGAGCCCAAAAGCGGTCGAAAGCACGAAGGAGGCGATGATGAAAACGATGTGAAAGTATTTGAGCGACATCAGTAAGAGTTACGCGTGAGACCCAAAAATCGCTGGTCAGTAGTCGAAGTTCAAGTCTTGGCCGATTCCGGTCCACATGTCAGCCCAGAGGGTCAGAAAGAGCATCCCGATGACGAAAACGACACAAAATCCGAGCACCCAATAGATCAGCTTTTTCTCGGAAATCAAGTGCATGAAGTAGAGGGCCACCAGAGTCGCTTTGAAAGCGGCAATCAGCATCCCCACCGTCAGGTTGAGGGCGTGATTGCCCAAATCGACGAAATACATCGCCACCGTGATGATGGTGAAGATGAAGAGAGTGAAACCAATCAGAAGAAAGGTTTTGGTCTGTTTCTTGATTTCTTCCGGGCTGCTGGCCATGAGGGGGAGATCGGTCAGAGAAGATAGAGGAGGGGGAAGAGGAAAATCCAGATCAGGTCCACCAAGTGCCAAAACAATCCAGTGGCCTCCACCCGATTCGCCATCCACTCGGGATTCTTATCGTAAAACTTCTTCCCCACGAAGAGAAGGTAGGCGAAGACCACCGCGCCACCGATCACGTGCAGTCCGTGCAGGCCTGTCATGGTGAAGTAAATCGCGTAGTAAGTGTTTTTGGCGGGGCCGTAGTTCGAGAAGAACCGGAGACCATCCCGTGGCACCTCCACCACCGGATGAAGGGCGTGGTCGTCTCCCTCGGCTGCCTTGCCCCCGATCCCGTAGTCCGCCTCGGGCTGGCTGCCATAATCGGACTCCTGGCCGTCTTTCTTTTTGGCGTATTTCTCAAATTTTTTGACAACGTAGGCTTCCCAACGCGGCTTGACCGCCCCCTCTTCCACGAGGGACTTTTTGACGTACTTTTTGTGTTTTTCCCAGAGCTCATAAAGCGCAGGGAAATTCTTGAGGTAAGACTTTTCGATTTCGATGGCGTCGGCGGTGAAAGTCTCCAGATCGGTGGCTTCCCCGCTGGTGGCCAATCGTTGGAGGTCAATCTTGTCGATTGCCATCACGATCGGGCTGTCGATCTCTTCTCCCAAAAGCCTCGATCCATCCCGCAAGGTGTAGGTATCGCCTGTCCGCTTGGCCACCTCAGATGGCTTCAGGACCAC is a window encoding:
- a CDS encoding COX15/CtaA family protein yields the protein MSSEKNISWFQKLAVTTVLAVLFLIFVGGLVRASGAGLGCPDWPKCWGLWLPPSGVEAIDASQYDVAQFNATKMWIEYVNRLIGVAIGFLVLATAIAAGFLAKQKPWVFTGAFLSLLLVLVQAWLGGEVVKSGLTPGVITLHMILAVIILCLLLTVTYVANDKALACEVDAGPLFRLRWLVILLFGVSIAQLVLGSQVRESLEMMAKVSHPIPREERLEEVGFVDHLHRSLSWLVLILAAALWWFAGREQVENTARLPFWILLSVVFQVVVGISLAYGGLPPAAQVLHLIGAVVLLSLQYLFLLQLFLRMRSSQASAILQPA
- a CDS encoding cytochrome c oxidase subunit II; the encoded protein is MFQKINEWMGMPPPMSEHGPMIDHMLAMLHLFMLALFVGWSTFFVYTLIRFRRRRNPKADHGGVKNHTSSHLEVGVIVVEAMLLLGFAFPLWAVRVNDFPESEDTVRVRVYGYQYGWLYQYPGPDGKFGRHDPFLVTSENPVGMDPEDPNSEDDIVESGVLNLPLERPAILYITSKDVIHNYAIPKMRIAQDANPSLFVPMWFTPVELGTVDVICGQLCGGGHANMANLLTIMPSEEWNAQYAPAPEAPTDA
- a CDS encoding cytochrome c oxidase subunit 3 — translated: MEIPYTVTARPDTGLWNSKIAIWLFLASEVMLFGGLFSSYIFLRMGADYPWPIHELDIWPGAINTAVLILSSVTVVFAWAALKLRSWLQFQIYIIITILCALGFMVIKSFEYKGKLTHYAARFKDGVEIAGHLEKKDNVLKFRADSLVVQIKAGHGQERQTAGYLSGLGFPVETKALKAKREKDRAAAKLIWEEERRAWEALSEAEKEDRTEPALFAPSVIRTTLTLDLGGEEVVLKPSEVAKRTGDTYTLRDGSRLLGEEIDSPIVMAIDKIDLQRLATSGEATDLETFTADAIEIEKSYLKNFPALYELWEKHKKYVKKSLVEEGAVKPRWEAYVVKKFEKYAKKKDGQESDYGSQPEADYGIGGKAAEGDDHALHPVVEVPRDGLRFFSNYGPAKNTYYAIYFTMTGLHGLHVIGGAVVFAYLLFVGKKFYDKNPEWMANRVEATGLFWHLVDLIWIFLFPLLYLL
- a CDS encoding cytochrome C oxidase subunit IV family protein, whose translation is MASSPEEIKKQTKTFLLIGFTLFIFTIITVAMYFVDLGNHALNLTVGMLIAAFKATLVALYFMHLISEKKLIYWVLGFCVVFVIGMLFLTLWADMWTGIGQDLNFDY